One Salmo trutta chromosome 26, fSalTru1.1, whole genome shotgun sequence DNA window includes the following coding sequences:
- the LOC115163754 gene encoding voltage-gated potassium channel subunit beta-1 isoform X2, with translation MTMAYESGVNLFDTAEVYAAGKAEVILGNIIKKKSWRRSSLVITTKLYWGGSKAETERGLSRKHIIEGLKGSLQRLQLEYVDVVFANRPDTNTPMEEIVRAMTYVINQGMSMYWGTSRWTAMEIMEAYSVARQFNLIPPVCEQAEYHLFQREKVEVQLPELYHKIGVGAMTWSPLACGIITGKYQNGIPETSRASMKSYQWLKEKIVSEDGRKQQAKLKELGHIAEKLGCTLPQLAVAWCLRNEGVSSVLLGSSSPEQLTENLGSIQFLPKMTSHVVSDIDHILGNKPYSKKEYRS, from the exons ATGACCATGGCGTATGAGAGTGGAGTCAACCTGTTTGACACAGCGGAGGTGTACGCTGCTGGAAA AGCTGAAGTCATATTGGGTAACATCATCAAGAAGAAGTCATGGAG ACGATCAAGTCTGGTCATCACTACCAAGCTGTACTGGGGAGGAAGTAA AGCAGAGACTGAGAGAGGCCTTTCAAGGAAACACATTATTGAAG gtctGAAGGGCTCCCTCCAGAGGTTGCAGCTGGAATACGTAGACGTGGTCTTCGCAAACCGCCCTGACACCAACACACCCATGGAGG AGATTGTGAGAGCCATGACTTATGTGATCAACCAGGGGATGTCCATGTACTGGGGGACTTCTCGATGGACAGCCATGGAGATCATG gaGGCGTACTCTGTGGCCAGGCAGTTTAACCTGATCCCTCCGGTGTGTGAGCAGGCTGAGTACCATCTCTTCCAGAGAGAGAAGGTGGAGGTCCAGCTTCCAGAACTCTACCACAAGATAG GTGTTGGGGCGATGACGTGGTCTCCGCTGGCCTGTGGCATCATCACGGGGAAGTACCAGAACGGCATCCCAGAAACCTCCAGGGCATCCATGAAG tcgtATCAGTGGTTAAAGGAGAAGATAGTGAGTGAGGATGGGAGGAAACAGCAGGCTAAGCTGAAGGAGCTGGGACACATCGCTGAGAAGCTGGGCTGTACTCTCCCACAACTGGCCgtgg CCTGGTGTTTGAGGAACGAGGGGGTGAGCTCAGTCCTCCTgggatcctccagtccagagcAGCTAACAGAGAACCTGGGTTCCATACAG TTCCTTCCAAAAATGACGTCTCATGTGGTGTCGGACATCGATCACATACTGGGGAACAAGCCGTACAGTAAGAAGGAGTATCGCTCCTAG